Proteins from a genomic interval of Desulfurobacteriaceae bacterium:
- a CDS encoding guanylate kinase, with the protein MPDRLKGLLIVISAPSGTGKTTLCQMLLDEFKNLEFSISYTTRKPRN; encoded by the coding sequence ATGCCCGATAGGTTAAAAGGTCTCTTAATCGTAATATCCGCTCCTTCCGGAACAGGAAAGACAACGTTGTGTCAGATGCTTCTTGATGAGTTTAAAAACTTAGAGTTTTCGATATCTTACACGACAAGGAAACCACGAAAC